The Bartonella sp. HY328 genome contains the following window.
GTGCTAATTTTATTTCGCACCCATCAAGCGTTCGATACAAAAGCTAAAAAATTCTTGAAGGCAATTGGTAATTGATACTGGTAAAAAATCGGTAAGCCATAAAAAAATCCCTTAACAAATTTAGGTTTGTTAAGGGATTTTTTTATGCGTTTTCAATAAAAGTTAAATGAACTTTTATTGGTCTATGATTTACCCAAATAGGTAACTTAGAAAATGCTTACATCTCAAATATTAAAAAAGACGTGTTATAGTTTTTAATTTATCCGTTTTGTAAAAAGCCAACAATGTCGCGTACAGATTTCATTGTTTTTTCAGCAATTTCACTGGCGCGTTCCCCGCCCTTTTTCAAAACCGCATCAATATATGCAGGCTCATTATTAAGACGACGTAAATTGGTAGCAATCGGTTCCAATTGGCTAACAGCCAAATCAGCAAGTTGCGGCTTAAATTCTGAAAATTGCTTGCCAGCAAACTGCGCTAGAACATCTTGTTTTTCCATACCAGCAAGCGCGGCATAAATACCGACGAGGTTATTAGCCTCGGGCCGGTCTTTTAAACCATCAACCAACTCTGGCAAAGGTTCTATATCAGTTTTTGCCTTACGAATTTTTTTTGCAATGTCATCGGCAGTATCAATAAGATTAATGCGCGACATATCAGATGGATCAGATTTCGACATTTTCTTAGTACCATCACGCAAAGACATGATCCGCATTGAAGTTTCACCGATGAGCGGTTCTGCCATTGGAAAAAACCCATTTATGCTTTTATCACCAATTTGCATATCAACGCCAACATTGAGTTCGCCGATCCGTGCCGAATAATCATTGTTAAACTTTTGTGCAATGTCGCGTGTAAGTTCTAAATGCTGCTTCTGGTCTTCACCAACCGGCACATGGGTTGCGCGGTAAACAAGAATATCAGCAGCCATTAAGCTTGGATAAGCAAATAAACCAAGCGATGCGTTTTCACGATCTTTGCCAGCCTTATCTTTAAATTGCGTCATGCGGCTCATCCAGCCCATACGCGCAACACAATTAAAAACCCAAGCAAGTTCGGCATGTTGGTAAACACGGCTTTGATTGAAAATAATATGCTTTTCAGGATCAATGCCCGAAGCAATAAATGCCGCTGCAACTTCACGAGTATTTTTAATAAGCTCAGCAGGATCCGGATTTACCGTTAAGGCATGCATATCAACGACGCAATATACACAATTATAGCTTTGTTGCAATTCTACCCAACGCTTAATTGCTCCTAGGTAATTCCCAAGTTGCAAGTTTCCTGTTGGTTGTACACCAGAAAACACGAGTGGATCAAAGCCAGCCATTTCCAATATCCTTATCGATCATCAATTAAAAATTTGATCTATCAATTATCAATTTTTCAACAGAAATCAATAGCACTATTAAAGTTGAGCATTTTCAATATAAAAATGCTCAATTTTATGCATTAAACCTTAGTTAAGGTCCAATTAACGATTTGTGAAGTTACTTCAGAAAAAGCAGCCTCTAATGCTTTTGCATAGGCATCGTTACCCGTGCCATGAACAGGGCTTTGAGCTTTGAATATTTGGGTCGCACGAACATTACCAGTGCGGTCATCAAGTATTTTCACAGCAATCTCAACATCAGCCTTTTCTGGACTTTGGGCAGAATTAATACCAAATATGCGAATATCGCTGATGATTTGATAATTAATAGCAAGACCGTCACCAGGGCGACCTACCCCTGCAAGCTTTCTGGTATCTTCAAAAGCTTGAACAAGACGAGCTTGCACAAGATTTGGCAACCGGTCTGCCCATTGTGAATCTTTCAAATAAGAAATTGACGCACCATTGCTTTGCACCATGATATCTTGACCATCAAGTGCCTTTAATGCAGATGGATTGGCAATAAGAATCTGAACCGGTTTACGCTTTACAACGTTTGATTGATTAACAACTGCCAAATTTGCAGTCGAAAGATCAAAGGTTTGCTTAACAGTAACAGTTGAACATCCTGCTAAACCAATAGTAGCAAGCAAAATACCTAAACCAATAGGCTTTTTCATAATATTTCCTTTTAATTTAAACGTCCAGTTCACCGAAGTGTCCTTTTCTATTCCGTCAGGTAAGTTCTTTCAAAATCTGATTGATACGTCTTAATAATTTTTCAAATATTATTTTTAGCACAACTTGATTAAAATTTAAAAAATTAAAAGTCTAAATCACTTACAAGGATTTTCAAAATTTTTATTTACAATAATTTGCGTTATTAATCCTTGCTTTGAATCAGCTTTCACAACATCTTCATCACTTTTATCACTATTGCTTAATTCAATCTGACACATACCAGTTAGTCCCTGAAAGCTTAAATGAGCTACTGTTGAACGTGAAACATGATATTTTGAATTTATCGCAACTCTAACAACAGTAGTTGTCTTTTCATTTTCGGCAAAAATTTCTTTAACTGTCCCGATACGTATATGATTGAGATAAACAGCTGCCCCGCTATTTATTCCTATCTGCGTTGCAGGAAAACTAATATCCAGAACGTGAAATTGCGGTTCGTCTTCAGTTGCCAATTGAAAAGCTTTTATTACCCCATCGCCAAATGAAACGATTTGGGCGACAATGTTTAATGTCCCCTTATCTGTTTCAAAGCTGCATGCAGGTAACATTGTAATTGATACCAAGGCGACTAATCGCGCATAAGTTAAATTTATTTTTATAAAATTAATTATGCGCGATCTAAAACTCATCGGCGGTTGCGTCCATCATATTGTGGCACGCTGCTACCACTACCGAACAAGATTTGTTGCGGATTTTTCTCAAGGTCGGTTAAAGCGCGTTCAATGCGTTGAACTGAAACACGGCTGTCATTAACCAGCGCTTCGATATTACGAAGCCCCTGCCCTGAAAAACGCTCAACATTGTTAGCAATTGGTTTGATGTGAGCGTTTAATGTATCAGACGTTTGCTTAATAGAAGCTAGTGTTTCTTGTGCCTGAACAACAACTGAATTTTTATTATCAGGCGATAGCATATTATCTAACTTTGCCATGATTGCATCAGTTTTTTGGGAGGCGTTACTAAGGCGTGCCATCATTTCACGCGTATCAGTTATAATCTTATCAATATCATCGCGATTATCAACTAATGTTTTGCTAAAAGCTTGCGCATTTTTTGCTGTTTCAGTGAGTGGACCACGTGCGTCATGAATAAAACCTTCAAGTTGTGTTAAGGCTTCGTTGGCGCGAGCAAAAATATCCTGAGCGGTTGCGAGAAGATTGTTAATTGTTGATGGGTCGGCATCAATTAGTGCTGTAGCACCAACAGATTCTGCGGACTTCAACAAATTATCTTCATCAATGCTACCACCCTTAAGTTCGATAAATGCAAGACCAGTTAAGCCTTGAAAGCCAAGGGTTGCTTGCGTCGAACGTGTAATTGGAGTAGTTGCGTTAATCTCAGTTTTAGCGATAACGACATTTGGGTTGGTTTCGTCAAGCACAAGCCGGCGCACTGTACCCACTTTGATACCATTAAACAATACAGCGCTACTTGCACCAAGACCAGTAACCGAGCCTGGAATACGTACATCCAGTGGCACCAAATTGCGATTATCGAAATATTGTCCGAAATATAGAATGATTGCAAACGCTGCTGCTAATGTGGCCAGCGTGAAGCTTCCAACCAATACATAACTTGCTTTGGTTTCCATTTTAAATATTTGCCTCCGTCTTTGCCCCTTTACGGCGCCGGGATGAATCGGTACTTATGCTGCGTGAACGCTTGCCATGGAAATATGATTTAATCCAAGGAAGATCACTTTCAAGCATATCCTCAATTGTTCCTTCTGCTGCAACCTTTTTGCCACCTAAAACCGCTACGCGATCACAAATAGAGTAAAGACTGTCAAGATCATGGGTTACCATGTAAACGGTAAGCCCCATTGTATCACGTAAATCAGCAATAAGTTCATCAAAATCAGCCGCACCAATTGGGTCAAGACCCGATGTCGGCTCATCAAGAAATACAATATGCGGGTCTAGGGCCAATGCGCGTGCAAGAGCTGCACGTTTTATCATACCACCAGATAATTCTGATGGGTATTTGTCGGCCGCATCAGCCTCTAAACCCACGAGCTCAATTTTCATGCGCGCTAATTCATTCATAAGTTTGGGCGGCATGCGTAAATATTGTTGCATGGGAATACGAATATTTTCCAATACAGTAAGGGCCGAAAACAATGCCCCGTGTTGGAATAATACACCCATGCGCATATCAATTTGCGTTTTTTCCCTATCGCTTATTACATCAATATTTTTTCCTAAAATATTAATTTGTCCTGATTCTTTGGAATTTAACCCAAGAATAGTGCGCATTAAAACTGATTTTCCTGCGCCAGAAGGACCAATAAACCCAAGAATCTCCCCACGCTGAATATCTAAGTCTAAACCATCAAGAACAGTTTTAGTTCCAAAACGCACGGTTACATCGCGCACAGAAATAATCGCGTTATCCGGCGCGGGTTTCGTTATTGGTGCTTGGTGATTAGATTTATTCATTTCTTTATCATTCATAATCTAATTCTTTTAAAAGTTGATCGCTGCATAGAAAATTGCAAAGAATCCATCCAACACAATAACCACAAAAATGGCTTTAACCACGGACGACGTTACTCTAGCACCAAGAGATTCTGAGCTGCCCTCAACCTTCATGCCTTCAACCGATGCAATAATACCGATTACCATTGCCATAAAGGGTGCTTTAATAAGGCCAACAAAAAAAGTGCTTACGGTGACCGACTCTGAAAGGCGATCCATAAAGGCGCCAAATGGTATCCCTGAATAAGCTAACAATACACAAGCCGCTCCTAAAAGGGCGGCCAAATCAGCGATTACTGTTAATAATGGCAAGGCAAAGACTAAAGCAACCAATCGCGGAAATACTAAGACGCTAACAGGGCTAAATCCCATAACCTTCAAAGCATCTATTTCCTCTTGCATTTTCATCGAGCCAAGCTCGGCTGTAATTGCACTACCAGAACGACCAGCGATCATAATGGCAGTCATTAATACGGCCAATTCTCTAAAAACGAGAATACCCACAAGATCAACAGCATAGGGTTCCGCACCAAAATTTCTCAATTGGAATGCACCTTGCTGGGCGATGATTGCGCCAACAATAAATGACATGAGCGAAATAATTGGAATCGCGCCAACGCCCATTTTTTGAACTTGCGCAACAATAGCCGTAAAATTGATGCTGGTACGTCCATCCGCACGCTTACCTTGCGGCCCAGCCAAGGTAGCACCTAAAATATTCATAGCCATCATAAAATCGCTAAAGCCGCTGACCATAACACGACCTAGGCCACCAACGGTTCTAATCAGCGGGTTGTCTCTATTGGGCTTCTTAATCTCGTCTTGCGAGGGGACTGCGGCACCAACAGATTTTAGCAAGGATTCCCAGCCTGGCTGTGCTCCTTCAATTGTCACCTGACACCGATTATTGTGAAGGCGATAAGCAAGACGCTCAATCAACCATGCGCCACCCGTATCAAGTCCATCAATATTACTTAATGAAAGAACTGCACTTTGGGTACCTGTTTTTTCAAGCGCGCGCATTTCCTTATCAACTAAATAAATGGTGTGCGTTGTCCAATGACCACCTAATGTTATGGTTGTTACACCATTTTGGCTCTCACTCGTAACGCTTGGATTTGCCGCATTATCGGGCTTATATTTTTGTTTTTCTGCCATTATTTCCAAATCACTTTTGGCTGCAATACGCAGCAATAGATTCTAATAATACATTTTTTACTATTATGGTTAATTAATTACTAA
Protein-coding sequences here:
- the trpS gene encoding tryptophan--tRNA ligase, giving the protein MAGFDPLVFSGVQPTGNLQLGNYLGAIKRWVELQQSYNCVYCVVDMHALTVNPDPAELIKNTREVAAAFIASGIDPEKHIIFNQSRVYQHAELAWVFNCVARMGWMSRMTQFKDKAGKDRENASLGLFAYPSLMAADILVYRATHVPVGEDQKQHLELTRDIAQKFNNDYSARIGELNVGVDMQIGDKSINGFFPMAEPLIGETSMRIMSLRDGTKKMSKSDPSDMSRINLIDTADDIAKKIRKAKTDIEPLPELVDGLKDRPEANNLVGIYAALAGMEKQDVLAQFAGKQFSEFKPQLADLAVSQLEPIATNLRRLNNEPAYIDAVLKKGGERASEIAEKTMKSVRDIVGFLQNG
- a CDS encoding ABC-type transport auxiliary lipoprotein family protein → MKKPIGLGILLATIGLAGCSTVTVKQTFDLSTANLAVVNQSNVVKRKPVQILIANPSALKALDGQDIMVQSNGASISYLKDSQWADRLPNLVQARLVQAFEDTRKLAGVGRPGDGLAINYQIISDIRIFGINSAQSPEKADVEIAVKILDDRTGNVRATQIFKAQSPVHGTGNDAYAKALEAAFSEVTSQIVNWTLTKV
- a CDS encoding MlaD family protein; this encodes MSFRSRIINFIKINLTYARLVALVSITMLPACSFETDKGTLNIVAQIVSFGDGVIKAFQLATEDEPQFHVLDISFPATQIGINSGAAVYLNHIRIGTVKEIFAENEKTTTVVRVAINSKYHVSRSTVAHLSFQGLTGMCQIELSNSDKSDEDVVKADSKQGLITQIIVNKNFENPCK
- a CDS encoding MlaD family protein, giving the protein METKASYVLVGSFTLATLAAAFAIILYFGQYFDNRNLVPLDVRIPGSVTGLGASSAVLFNGIKVGTVRRLVLDETNPNVVIAKTEINATTPITRSTQATLGFQGLTGLAFIELKGGSIDEDNLLKSAESVGATALIDADPSTINNLLATAQDIFARANEALTQLEGFIHDARGPLTETAKNAQAFSKTLVDNRDDIDKIITDTREMMARLSNASQKTDAIMAKLDNMLSPDNKNSVVVQAQETLASIKQTSDTLNAHIKPIANNVERFSGQGLRNIEALVNDSRVSVQRIERALTDLEKNPQQILFGSGSSVPQYDGRNRR
- a CDS encoding ABC transporter ATP-binding protein; protein product: MNKSNHQAPITKPAPDNAIISVRDVTVRFGTKTVLDGLDLDIQRGEILGFIGPSGAGKSVLMRTILGLNSKESGQINILGKNIDVISDREKTQIDMRMGVLFQHGALFSALTVLENIRIPMQQYLRMPPKLMNELARMKIELVGLEADAADKYPSELSGGMIKRAALARALALDPHIVFLDEPTSGLDPIGAADFDELIADLRDTMGLTVYMVTHDLDSLYSICDRVAVLGGKKVAAEGTIEDMLESDLPWIKSYFHGKRSRSISTDSSRRRKGAKTEANI
- a CDS encoding ABC transporter permease; this translates as MAEKQKYKPDNAANPSVTSESQNGVTTITLGGHWTTHTIYLVDKEMRALEKTGTQSAVLSLSNIDGLDTGGAWLIERLAYRLHNNRCQVTIEGAQPGWESLLKSVGAAVPSQDEIKKPNRDNPLIRTVGGLGRVMVSGFSDFMMAMNILGATLAGPQGKRADGRTSINFTAIVAQVQKMGVGAIPIISLMSFIVGAIIAQQGAFQLRNFGAEPYAVDLVGILVFRELAVLMTAIMIAGRSGSAITAELGSMKMQEEIDALKVMGFSPVSVLVFPRLVALVFALPLLTVIADLAALLGAACVLLAYSGIPFGAFMDRLSESVTVSTFFVGLIKAPFMAMVIGIIASVEGMKVEGSSESLGARVTSSVVKAIFVVIVLDGFFAIFYAAINF